Part of the Candidatus Delongbacteria bacterium genome, CTGGCCCAACAGCTGGACGGCCTGCGTCGCGAGCTGGGGCGCGGTGTCGCGCGGCGCGTGCGGACTGCCCGCCTCAGGCTGGACGGACTGGCCGGGCATCGCGGACTGGAAAAGCCGCGCCAACGGTTGCTGCAGGCTCGTCGCGCTCTGGATGATGCCATTTCCCGCAGCCTGGCCCTGCTTGAGCGGCGCCTGGCGGCAGCGGGCGACCAGTTGCCCGGCCTGTATCACCGTCTGCGCCAGGTCCTGAAATCCCGGGCCGCCGAGACGGCCCTGCGTCTGCACGGACTGCGGCCCCGGCTGCGCGCGGGATTGGCCCTGCGTACGCAGCACTGGCGACGGGGACCGGACGGGTCCCGTCGGGCCCTGGAACGGGCGCTGGCCCTGCAGCTCGAACGTCGCCGTGAGCGGCTGCAGGCCGTGGGCGCACGCCTTGAACGACTGGAAACGGGACGCCTGCGCGAGTGGGCGCTCAGACTTGGATTTGCTGAATTGCACGGCCCCGATGGACACTGGTTGCGGCGCGCCGTCGACCTGCCCATCGAGGGCGAGCTGGAACTGGTGCTGCGCGACGGGCGACGCCAGGCCCGGCTGGTTCCTCCCACCGAAGCCCAAGGAGACACCGAGTGAGCCCGAAGAAGACCCCGGCACCCGCCACGACGGAATCCTTCGAAAGCGCGCTGGCCCGACTGGAGGACATTGTCCACGAACTGGAAGAGGGCGACATCTCCCTCGAGGAATGCCTGGCCCGCTATCAGGAAGGTCTGCGCCTGCACCGGGTCTGTCAGGAACGCCTGGGGCGGGTGGAGGAAGAACTGGCCCGCCTGCTCGAGGACGACGGCAGTCTCAGTACCTGGAATCCGGATGACGAGGGATCGCAGGACTCCGCCGGTCCCGATTCGGGACTCTTCGGCCAATGATCTTCGGCATCACAGGCAGCGCGCGCTCCCGGGACCTGCGCAGCGTACTTCCCGAGCTGCTGGAGACTCTCGAGCGGCTGGGGCAGCAGGCGGTGCTGGATCACGCCCTGGCCGTGCGCTGCTGGCCCGAGGATCTACCCGAGGATCTGGAACTGGTGGACGCCCGTGAATTGTCGGCCCACTGCGACCTGGTGATTTCGATGGGGGGCGACGGCTCCATGCTCGGCGCTGTACGCCAGATGGTGGTGGACCGCCCCGTGCTCGGTCTGCACATGGGGCGGCTGGGGTACCTGACCGCCCTGGCACCGGAGGAGCTGGAATCCGGCCTGAAGCGAGTGATCGCTGGCCGGGCGATCGAGCAGCCCCGGATGATGCTGCAGATGGAGATCGGCCCGAATCTGGCTGACGCGAGCGCCGGGAAAGTGCGCGTGCGCCGCGATGCGCTCAACGACATCGTGATCCACAGTGCGCGGCCGGCACGCATCCTGCGCCTGCGCACGCGCATCGACCATGTGAATGTGTTCGGCCTGGAAGGCGACGGCCTGATCCACAGCACGCCCACGGGCAGCAGTGCGTACAGCCTGAGCGGAGGAGGACCGATCATGGATCCCTCCATGCAGGCGATCATCCTCACGCCCAGCATGGCCCATTCGATTTCCCACCGGCCCATGGTGATCGGTGCCGAGTCGGTGATCGAGAGCTGGATCGGCACGCCCTCGAGCCCGCTGATCGTCACCGTGGATGGTCAGGAGACCTTCAGGCTCAAACGGTCCGAACATGTGCGTGTCAGGCGCAGTTCACGGATCTGCCGCCTGATCACGCTGGACGAGCAGGGCTTTCTCAAGACCCTGCGCAACAAGTTGAAATGGAACCTGGAAGGGGACGAGCCCGCATGAGCCTGCTTGGAAAATTCTCCAGGGCCCTCAGCCGCACCCGGGAGAACCTGGGGGGGCGCATCCGCCAGCTGGTGGGTCTGGGCCGTGTCATCGACCGGGCCATGCTCGAGGAGCTGGAGGAGATCCTGCTGGCCGCCGACCTGGGAGTCGATACCACCGAGGCCGTGATCCAGCGCCTGCGCGAGGTGGCCCGCAACGATGCCGACACTCCATTGGTGCAGCTGATCGAAGCACAGATCCTGGCCGAAATGAACGCGGGCGCCAGCACCCTGGCTCTGCCCGCCGACGAGGGGCTGCGGGTGGTGCTGGTGGTGGGCGTCAACGGCGCCGGCAAGACCACCACCATCGGCAAGCTGGCCCACCGCTGGGGCCAGGAAGGCCGCAAGGTGCTGATCGCCGCCGCCGACACCTTCCGCGCCGCAGCCATCGAGCAGCTGGAAACCTGGGCCCGGCGCTCGGGAGCCCAGTTCGTCTCCAGTGTCCCCGGGGCCGATCCCGCCAGCGTGGCCTTCGATGGGCTGTCCGCGGCCCGGGCACGCGGTTGTGACACACTGCTGGTCGATACCGCCGGACGCCTGCAGAACAAACGCAACCTGATGCAGGAACTGGAAAAGATGAGCCGGGTACTCTCCCGCCAGTTGCCCGGTGCGCCCCATGAAGTATTGCTGGTCCTGGATGGCACCACCGGCCAGAACGCACTGTCCCAGGCCCGCCTCTTCACCGATGCCACGGGAGTGAACGGTCTGGTGATCACCAAACTGGACGGTACCGCCCGCGGGGGCATTGCCCTGGCGATCCACCGCGAACTGGGCATTCCGGTGCGCTGGGTGGGAGTGGGCGAAGGCCTGGACGATCTGCAACCATTCGACGCCGGGGCCTACGCCCGTGCTCTCTTTGAGGAACTGGAACTCGATGCCTGACAACCAGACCAAGTCCCCGCTGCCATCGATCTACGTGCACACGGTGGGCTGCGCCAAGAACCTGGTCGACAGCGAGATGCTGCTGGGCCTGATGAAGGGCAAGGCACGCCTCGTGGAGTCCGGCGAGGACGCCTCGTTGATCGTGGTCAACACGTGCGGATTCATCGACGAGGCCAAGGCCGAGAGCATTGACGCGGTCATGGAAGCCGTGCAGCTCAAGGCCGATGACCCCGCTCGCCGCGTCTACGTGATGGGCTGCCTGAGCCAGCGCTACCGCGAGCAGATCCAGTCGGAGATTCCCGAGCTGGACGGGGTCTACGGCATCGGCGAGTTCAAGGCCATCCTGCGCGACACGGGCCTGGACGGTTCCACGCCCCTGCCCGCCGAGCTGGAGATCTTCGAGCGCCGCGAGCTGCTCAGTCCCGGACACAGCGCCTACCTGCGGATCTCCGATGGCTGCAACCAGCACTGCACCTATTGCAGCATTCCCTCAATGCGCGGCCGGATGGTGTCGCGGCCCCTGGACGATGTGGTGCACGAAGCCTTCAGCCTGGCGCGCCGCGGCGTGCAGGAGCTGAATGTGATCGCCCAGGAGATTTCCTCCTACGGCGAAGATCTGGGCACCAACCGCATCTGCGAGCTGTTGCGGCGATTGAACGATGTGCCCGTGCCCTGGATTCGCCTGCTCTACAGCCATCCGCCCAAGGTGGACCGGGCCTTCGGCGAAACCATCGCCGCCTGCGACCGGATTCTGCCCTGGCTGGATTTTCCGGTGGAACACGTCTCGGGCGAGATGCTGAAGAAAATGGCCCGCCGGGGCGACGCCGCCAGCCTGAAGGCCACCATGCGCATGCTGCGTGAGCTGAACCCGGGCATGGTGATCCGCACCTCGATCATCGTGGGCTTCCCGGGCGAGCAGGAACGCCATGTTCAGGAGCTGCTGGAATTCATGGAGGACTGCCCCTTCGATCGGCTGGGCGTCTTCTGTTATTCGCCCGAAGAAAACACGCCCAGTATCAACTGGCCCGACCAGGTGCCCCGTGAACTGGCCGAAGAGCGCAAGGCCCGCGTGATGGAAAAGCAGATGGAGCTCAGCCTGGCGGCCAATCAGGCTCTTGTGGGCAGCGTGGAACGCATCCTGATCGATGAGGTGGATCCCGCGAGCGGCATCAGCGAAGGCCGCACCTGGCGGGATGCGCTGGAGATTGACAACACGGTGGAGCTGCGGGGCGTGCGCCAACCGGGCACCTTCGTCGACTGCCGCATCGTGGACGCCTCGGAGTATGACCTGATCGCCGAGCTTCTGCCCACCGAGGGCAAGGGCGCACGCGGCTGAGCAGCCGGGCCAGGCCCCCGTGCCGGCCCAGGAGAAGACCATGTTTCGTTTTCTGAGTGCCATCCTGATGCTGAGTGCCCTGCTGGCCTGGCCCGTTTTCGCCCAGGTCGGGCCGGGCATGCCGGAGTGGTTGCCCGAGGTCCAGGTGGACATCGCGGACCACTTCACCGACGGCAATTCGATTCCCGAAGTGGTCTTCACCTGCCTGATCCGCAGTTCGGACCTGCAGTTCCGGCGCACGGGCGATGGTCCCGCCATGCTCAAGGCCGACCGCGATCGTGACGGCAACACGCCCGTGTACAGCGCGCTCTATGAAATCAGCCTGGAGATCTTCCAGGACGAACGTCCCGTGGTCAGCCGCTACGGCCGCTGGCACGCCGGTGCCGAAGCCTACCGCGAGACCAATCGACGCGACGACCTGCGCTGGCACCGCTTCGAGATGGATCTGGAGCCGGGTGAGTATCACTGGTGGGTGGAATTCCAGGACCTCAACACCCGCCGCAGCCGCCGTCTGGAGGGCAACTTCACCGTGGATTCCCCCCCGGACGGCTGGAACCTGAGCCGTCTCTGGCGCAGTGTCCAGGCCGATTCCACCACCGCCTCGCCCCTGGATCTGGAACCCATCGGCCCCGACGAGCTGGACGAGGAGCACAACCAGTTTTCCGTGTACTATCAGGTGCTGACCGACCGGGATCGCACACTGACCCTGGATTCGCGCATCGAAGACCGCCGCGGCAAGGCACGCCACGAGAAGTCCGTGCAGCGTAGCTACGGCTCGGGCGTGTCGCACAACCAGTTCCGGATTCCACTGGACAAGCTGGGTGCGGGCGAGTATCGGCTGGTGCTCTCGCTGTCCGATTCGACCCACACGCTCACCCGCAGCGTGGATTTCAACGTGCGCTGGCGCAACGTGCCCCAGACCGTGGATGACCTGGAGAGCGCGATCGCCCAGCTGCGCTACATCGCGCCGCGCAAGGAACTCAAGCTGATCCAGAACGCGCGGCCGCCACACAACCAGACCCTCTTCGACCGCTTCTGGCAACGCTACGATCCCGACCCCGAGAGCGAGGAGAACGAGCTCAAGCGCGAGTATTACGAGCGGGTGGGAATCAGCAACAACAGCTTCTCCTGGGCCCGCTTTCCGGGCTGGAAGAGCGATCGCGGGAGGGTTTACATCCTCTACGGCGAGCCCAGCGTGCGCGAGCGTTTCGAGAGCACTTTCGACCAGCCGGCCCTCGAGCGCTGGGTGTACCACGAGTCGGACCGCAGTTTCGTCTTCGTGGATGAATACGGCTTCGGCGAGTTCCGCCTGGTCCCCGATGCCCAGCTGTCCCACTGATGCGGACGCTTCGCCTGCCCCGCCACCCGCATGGCACTCCTCCCCGCGTGGGCCTCGTGGCACCCGCGGGGCCCGTGAAGGCCGAGGCGCTTGACGCCGGAGTCCGCTGGTTGCGCGAGCAAGGGTTCGAGGTGTGGCTCTCGCCCGGGATTCTGGATGTGCATGGCCACCTGGCTGGCCGGGATGAGTCGCGCGCCGCACATCTGCAGACAGCCCTCTGTGATCCGCGGCTGGACATCGTGATGGCCGCCCGGGGTGGATTTGGTTGTGCACGCCTGCTGCGTCACCTGGACTTCGAGGCCATCGGTGAGCGCGCACCCCTGCTGGTTGGCTACAGCGACCTGACCGCCCTGCAACTGGCACTGTTGGCACGTTGCGGTCTGGGCAGCCTGCACGCTCCCATGGCTGCCAGCGAGCTGGGCGCGGGACTGGATGAGTCCAGTGCGCAGTCATTGCGGCCCTTCCTCCAGCACGGATTCGTGGCTGCCGCGCGTCAGGAGATTCCACTGGACGACCTGCGCACGCGCGTCCCGGGAAACGCGACCGGATTCATCGCGGGCGGAAATCTGAGCGTACTGACCAGTCTGGTGGGCACCCCCTGGTTTCCCGACCTGCGCGCGGCGATCCTGTTCCTTGAAGATTACGGGGAATATCCCTTCCGCGTGGATCGCCACCTCTGCCAGCTGCGCAATGCCGGAGTCCTCGAGGGGCTTGCGGGGGTGGTGCTGGGGCATTTTCCCGAGTGCGACGAGCCCGATCGTGAAAAGTCAACTTTCAGCCTGAACCAGCTCTTCGAGCAGTACCTTGATGGCCTTGGTATCCCGGTGCTTCAAGGGCTGAACTTCGGACACAGGGCCCCGCGCCTGTCCCTGCCCATCGGGGGCACGGCCCGCATCGATGGGGCTGGCGGAGTCCTGGTCCTGGAACCGGAAACTGACGGATACCTTGCATCTGCGGACAGAATCCGCTAACATCCGTGCTCATTTTTGTCCCGGATTCCGCCCACGTCGGGCAACGGACCAGGACCTGGAGGAAACCATGCGCCGACCGCTGATCGCCGGCAACTGGAAAATGCACATGCCCAACGCTGAAGCGGTCACTCTGGCACGCCAGCTTCGGGCTCGCCTGCGTGGACTGTCGCACTGCGAGGTGCTGGTCTGCCCTCCGTTCACGGCCCTCACGGCCGTGGCGGAGATTCTGACCGACACCGAGATCGCCCTGGGCGCGCAGAACCTCCACGATCGTCGCAGTGGAGCCTTCACGGGCGAGATCAGCGGCGACATGATCCGCAGCACGGGGGCATCCTGGGTCCTGATCGGCCACAGCGAGCGTCGCCAGTTCTTCGGAGACACGGACGAATGGGTGGCCCGCAAGCTGCTGGCAGCCCTTGAGAGTGGGCTGAATCCCATCGTTTGCGTGGGTGAAAGCCTCGAAGAGCGGGATGGAGGCAAGCTGGAGAGCGTGATCCAGCGTCAGGTGCATCAAGCGCTCGAAACCCTGAGTGACGACCTGCTGGCCCGCGTGACTCTGGCCTACGAGCCGGTATGGGCCATCGGCACGGGCCGTGTCGCCAGCCCCGAGCAGGCCCAGGAAGTGCACGCCCTGATTCGCGGGCTGCTGTCCCGCGTCGGCAACAGCCGAGTGGCCGACAGCGTGCGCATCCTCTATGGCGGCAGCGTGAAAGCCGACAATGCGGCGTCGCTGCTGAGTCAGCCCGACATCGACGGTGCCCTGGTCGGCGGAGCCAGTCTCGAGGTCGAAAGCTTCAAGGGCATCGTGGACGCCCTGCAGCCATCGTCAACAAGCTCCTTCCAGTAATCTGAATCGCGGAGAGTCCCATGCTGTATTCGATCGTATTCGTCCTGGCCGTCCTGGTGGCCGGATTGCTGATGGTGGTCATCCTCATGCAGTCCAGCAAGGGCGACGGACTCTCCAGTGCCTTCGGTGGCGGTGGCGGCGCGGTCAATGCGGCTTTCAGCACTCGCCAGGCCACCAACGCCCTGCACAAGGTCACGATCAATCTGGTCGCCGCCTTCATGGTGCTCAGCCTGCTGGCCACCGTGCTCTCGCGCGCTCCGCGTGAAGGCACTTCCGTGGTCACCCGCGAAGCCCTGGAGCAGAAGCGTCTGGAAACAGGCTTCAGCGAAAGCATCCCCACCCTGGAACTGCCCGTGACCGGTGATCCTGCTCCCGCAGAGACCGCACCCGCTGGCGATTCCGGCGACAAGGAATCCGACAACTAGCATTCGTTTGCCCGAGTGGTGAAATTGGTAGACACGCCATCTTGAGGGGGTGGTGTCCTAACGGACGTAGCGGTTCAAGTCCGCTCTCGGGCATGACCCCGTCGGCACCGGGAACCGACGGGGTTTTTTGCAGGTTTGAACGGGAAGTCATCCGGACCGTTCGATCCCGGTGACCTGCCATGGTGCATCCGCAACGGATGTTGCCTTCCAGAGAGGAGAATTCAGCGTGCGAATCCACACCTCCCCCTTGCGAACGACCATTCTGACGATTCTGACCAGCTTCCTGCTGTCGCTTGGTGTCCAGGCCCAGACCCCCGCCATTGATGCCAAGAAGGCCGAGTTGGACAAGGTCGTCAAGGAAATGGGCACCGCGGCCAACAAGGACGAATACGACAAGCTGCTGGTCCGTTACAATGCGCTCAACTCGGAGATCCGCACCCTGATGGCCAATCAGGGCTCGGCCAACGACAAGGACAAGGCCTGCAAGGTCAGCATCAACAGCGCCAATGAGTCACTGCGCAACAAGGACTACTCAGCTGCCCGGACCCATGCCCAGAAGGCGATCGAGCTCTGCCCCGACAATCCCAAGGCGTTCTATGCCCTGGGCCTGGCCGAGAGCCGTCTCGGCGAAACGGGTGCCTCGATCTCGGCTTTCCGCAAGACCACGGAGCTGGATCCCAGCTACGCCCGGGCCTGGTTCAGTCTGGGTCAGGCCTACGTGGATGCGGGCAAGCGCAGCGAGGCCGTGGCGGCCTTCACCCGTGCCGGCACCGAGGATTCCAGCTACGCCAAGGCCTGGTACGAGCTGGGCAACCTGTATTACAACACCAAGGAGCTGGAATCGGCTCTCGAGAACTACCGCAAGGCCACCCAGGCCGACGATACCTATTATCTGGCCTGGGAAGGGCTGGGGCGCACCTACATCGACCTGCACCGTTGCCAG contains:
- the secG gene encoding preprotein translocase subunit SecG; its protein translation is MLYSIVFVLAVLVAGLLMVVILMQSSKGDGLSSAFGGGGGAVNAAFSTRQATNALHKVTINLVAAFMVLSLLATVLSRAPREGTSVVTREALEQKRLETGFSESIPTLELPVTGDPAPAETAPAGDSGDKESDN
- the ftsY gene encoding signal recognition particle-docking protein FtsY encodes the protein MSLLGKFSRALSRTRENLGGRIRQLVGLGRVIDRAMLEELEEILLAADLGVDTTEAVIQRLREVARNDADTPLVQLIEAQILAEMNAGASTLALPADEGLRVVLVVGVNGAGKTTTIGKLAHRWGQEGRKVLIAAADTFRAAAIEQLETWARRSGAQFVSSVPGADPASVAFDGLSAARARGCDTLLVDTAGRLQNKRNLMQELEKMSRVLSRQLPGAPHEVLLVLDGTTGQNALSQARLFTDATGVNGLVITKLDGTARGGIALAIHRELGIPVRWVGVGEGLDDLQPFDAGAYARALFEELELDA
- a CDS encoding GWxTD domain-containing protein, which produces MFRFLSAILMLSALLAWPVFAQVGPGMPEWLPEVQVDIADHFTDGNSIPEVVFTCLIRSSDLQFRRTGDGPAMLKADRDRDGNTPVYSALYEISLEIFQDERPVVSRYGRWHAGAEAYRETNRRDDLRWHRFEMDLEPGEYHWWVEFQDLNTRRSRRLEGNFTVDSPPDGWNLSRLWRSVQADSTTASPLDLEPIGPDELDEEHNQFSVYYQVLTDRDRTLTLDSRIEDRRGKARHEKSVQRSYGSGVSHNQFRIPLDKLGAGEYRLVLSLSDSTHTLTRSVDFNVRWRNVPQTVDDLESAIAQLRYIAPRKELKLIQNARPPHNQTLFDRFWQRYDPDPESEENELKREYYERVGISNNSFSWARFPGWKSDRGRVYILYGEPSVRERFESTFDQPALERWVYHESDRSFVFVDEYGFGEFRLVPDAQLSH
- a CDS encoding NAD(+)/NADH kinase, giving the protein MIFGITGSARSRDLRSVLPELLETLERLGQQAVLDHALAVRCWPEDLPEDLELVDARELSAHCDLVISMGGDGSMLGAVRQMVVDRPVLGLHMGRLGYLTALAPEELESGLKRVIAGRAIEQPRMMLQMEIGPNLADASAGKVRVRRDALNDIVIHSARPARILRLRTRIDHVNVFGLEGDGLIHSTPTGSSAYSLSGGGPIMDPSMQAIILTPSMAHSISHRPMVIGAESVIESWIGTPSSPLIVTVDGQETFRLKRSEHVRVRRSSRICRLITLDEQGFLKTLRNKLKWNLEGDEPA
- a CDS encoding LD-carboxypeptidase translates to MRTLRLPRHPHGTPPRVGLVAPAGPVKAEALDAGVRWLREQGFEVWLSPGILDVHGHLAGRDESRAAHLQTALCDPRLDIVMAARGGFGCARLLRHLDFEAIGERAPLLVGYSDLTALQLALLARCGLGSLHAPMAASELGAGLDESSAQSLRPFLQHGFVAAARQEIPLDDLRTRVPGNATGFIAGGNLSVLTSLVGTPWFPDLRAAILFLEDYGEYPFRVDRHLCQLRNAGVLEGLAGVVLGHFPECDEPDREKSTFSLNQLFEQYLDGLGIPVLQGLNFGHRAPRLSLPIGGTARIDGAGGVLVLEPETDGYLASADRIR
- the rimO gene encoding 30S ribosomal protein S12 methylthiotransferase RimO, producing MPDNQTKSPLPSIYVHTVGCAKNLVDSEMLLGLMKGKARLVESGEDASLIVVNTCGFIDEAKAESIDAVMEAVQLKADDPARRVYVMGCLSQRYREQIQSEIPELDGVYGIGEFKAILRDTGLDGSTPLPAELEIFERRELLSPGHSAYLRISDGCNQHCTYCSIPSMRGRMVSRPLDDVVHEAFSLARRGVQELNVIAQEISSYGEDLGTNRICELLRRLNDVPVPWIRLLYSHPPKVDRAFGETIAACDRILPWLDFPVEHVSGEMLKKMARRGDAASLKATMRMLRELNPGMVIRTSIIVGFPGEQERHVQELLEFMEDCPFDRLGVFCYSPEENTPSINWPDQVPRELAEERKARVMEKQMELSLAANQALVGSVERILIDEVDPASGISEGRTWRDALEIDNTVELRGVRQPGTFVDCRIVDASEYDLIAELLPTEGKGARG
- the xseB gene encoding exodeoxyribonuclease VII small subunit, whose translation is MSPKKTPAPATTESFESALARLEDIVHELEEGDISLEECLARYQEGLRLHRVCQERLGRVEEELARLLEDDGSLSTWNPDDEGSQDSAGPDSGLFGQ
- a CDS encoding tetratricopeptide repeat protein encodes the protein MRIHTSPLRTTILTILTSFLLSLGVQAQTPAIDAKKAELDKVVKEMGTAANKDEYDKLLVRYNALNSEIRTLMANQGSANDKDKACKVSINSANESLRNKDYSAARTHAQKAIELCPDNPKAFYALGLAESRLGETGASISAFRKTTELDPSYARAWFSLGQAYVDAGKRSEAVAAFTRAGTEDSSYAKAWYELGNLYYNTKELESALENYRKATQADDTYYLAWEGLGRTYIDLHRCQEAIGALENGLRDKGNKEIAAAWFYLATAYNQCEQFEQAISASDQCLANIDRLGARKKFVRGGVHLEKGLALEHKGDIAGARSQLTLAAEERDWRDRANWELDRIKNN
- a CDS encoding triose-phosphate isomerase is translated as MRRPLIAGNWKMHMPNAEAVTLARQLRARLRGLSHCEVLVCPPFTALTAVAEILTDTEIALGAQNLHDRRSGAFTGEISGDMIRSTGASWVLIGHSERRQFFGDTDEWVARKLLAALESGLNPIVCVGESLEERDGGKLESVIQRQVHQALETLSDDLLARVTLAYEPVWAIGTGRVASPEQAQEVHALIRGLLSRVGNSRVADSVRILYGGSVKADNAASLLSQPDIDGALVGGASLEVESFKGIVDALQPSSTSSFQ